A genome region from Tolypothrix sp. PCC 7712 includes the following:
- a CDS encoding alkaline phosphatase family protein, with the protein MADTNSNGRNVIIFVADGLRNGSVNATDTPTLYSIRQQGVNFTNSHSLFPTFTTPNASAIATGHYLGDTGDFSNTVYTGYPVMNSNGSVTPFIENDPILADLNANSNLADPDTSFSKNNFLTEESLLAYARASGYSTAAIGKLGPVAIQDVTQNSRTGGTTTPNITPETVIIDDSTYINSIANATNPPVNSVGSQSAIPLSQAIATDLNNAGLIGQNVPGTTTVATTIGSIRSNQPAGSLTTAGTLNPNAQQQQYFADATTKAVLPQFVADIASKNSPGFALVYWSRDPDGTQHNNGDAFNPADPGNNSLTIGINGPTSKKGIQDADANLKQIIDYLKATPDPANPGHTLYENTDIFVTADHGFSTISKQAVGVKFDAAGTPTYINTTSYAASLSYYTVDATTGAKTPTVHAGFLPPGFVAIDLAHDLGATLYDPNKPTAPVTTANINNIQYSVVDPTAGQNPLSGNGVIGGSGKVVNGVIDPNTQVVVAANGGSDLLYVPSKDKALVAKMVSFLAQKDYISGIFTDDTFGDIPGALKLSTIGLVGTSELPTPSIVINFKTFSTNPNNPNDPQAQVEVADTTLQQGQGMHGSFGRGDTFNNMEAIGPDFKASYVDSAPVSNADVAPTLAKILGFNIPSIGDLKGRAITEALVGGPDTVAYTTGTSISDAAANGQTTILNYQTVGNTQYFTAAGFSDRTVGLQGLPPDIQFGSSNSDNITAKPGQILFTGDGADTVDSTKNNIIIAGNGDDTVFAGSNSYISTGNGDDQVYVGVTGPASNTNADGGAGNDELTVVEANGSNNLFGSAGADTLKVVEGSGQLLFGGSGNDTITSNGKNNRLYGGSGDDKLFSNTNDIIVGGDGDDVLFAGAGGGNRLTGGADADQFWIANGSLPTSKNIVTDFTPGVDVIGLGGITQASKFSDLTLLQQGSDTLVKVGSSELVYLIGTTANTLTANNFVFAASVV; encoded by the coding sequence ATGGCTGATACAAACAGCAACGGTAGAAATGTGATTATTTTTGTTGCTGATGGTTTACGAAATGGTTCTGTAAACGCTACTGATACACCAACTTTATATAGCATCCGTCAGCAGGGAGTTAATTTTACTAACAGTCATTCCCTATTCCCTACATTTACCACTCCGAATGCTTCTGCGATCGCAACTGGACATTACCTCGGTGATACGGGTGATTTCAGCAACACTGTATATACTGGTTATCCAGTAATGAACTCCAATGGTAGTGTTACACCATTTATTGAAAACGATCCGATCCTTGCTGATCTCAATGCCAATTCTAATCTTGCCGATCCAGATACCAGTTTCAGCAAAAATAACTTCCTGACAGAAGAATCACTTCTAGCTTATGCCCGTGCTAGTGGGTATTCTACAGCGGCGATTGGTAAGCTTGGGCCAGTAGCAATTCAAGATGTTACTCAAAATAGCCGTACTGGTGGAACTACAACTCCGAATATTACGCCTGAGACTGTCATCATCGATGACAGCACATATATCAACAGCATTGCTAACGCTACAAATCCACCTGTTAACAGTGTTGGTTCACAAAGTGCAATTCCATTGAGCCAAGCGATCGCAACTGACCTGAATAATGCGGGTTTGATTGGTCAAAATGTCCCCGGTACAACCACTGTAGCCACTACTATCGGTAGCATCAGAAGCAATCAGCCTGCGGGGAGCTTAACAACAGCCGGAACCCTGAATCCTAATGCTCAACAACAGCAATACTTTGCAGACGCTACTACCAAAGCTGTCCTACCTCAGTTTGTGGCTGACATTGCTAGCAAAAATTCCCCAGGATTTGCCCTAGTTTATTGGTCTAGAGATCCTGATGGTACTCAACACAACAATGGTGATGCCTTTAACCCTGCTGATCCTGGCAACAACTCCCTCACCATTGGTATCAATGGCCCTACTTCCAAGAAGGGTATTCAAGATGCTGATGCCAACTTAAAGCAGATTATTGATTATTTGAAGGCGACACCAGACCCGGCAAATCCTGGTCATACGCTCTACGAAAATACAGATATTTTTGTGACAGCCGACCACGGGTTTTCGACAATCAGTAAGCAGGCTGTAGGGGTAAAATTTGATGCCGCAGGTACACCAACCTACATCAACACAACTAGCTATGCTGCATCCTTGAGCTATTACACAGTAGATGCTACTACTGGTGCGAAGACTCCGACTGTTCACGCTGGATTTTTACCCCCTGGTTTTGTAGCGATCGACCTCGCCCATGACCTTGGCGCGACTCTCTACGATCCTAATAAACCCACAGCCCCTGTTACTACCGCTAATATCAATAATATTCAGTACAGCGTAGTTGACCCAACCGCAGGTCAAAACCCTCTCAGCGGTAATGGTGTTATTGGTGGTAGTGGCAAGGTTGTCAATGGTGTAATTGACCCTAATACCCAAGTCGTAGTTGCTGCGAACGGTGGCTCAGATTTGCTGTATGTTCCCAGCAAGGATAAGGCCTTAGTGGCTAAGATGGTTTCGTTCTTGGCACAAAAAGATTACATCAGTGGTATTTTTACTGATGATACTTTTGGTGATATTCCTGGGGCACTCAAACTTAGCACTATTGGGTTGGTAGGTACTTCAGAACTTCCTACTCCTTCGATTGTCATTAACTTCAAAACCTTTAGCACCAACCCGAATAATCCTAACGATCCTCAAGCGCAAGTAGAAGTTGCTGACACGACTCTCCAGCAAGGACAAGGGATGCATGGCAGCTTTGGTCGCGGTGATACTTTCAATAATATGGAAGCGATCGGCCCTGACTTTAAAGCGAGTTATGTAGATTCTGCGCCTGTGAGTAATGCTGATGTTGCACCCACACTAGCTAAAATTCTGGGTTTCAATATTCCTAGCATTGGCGATTTAAAAGGACGCGCAATTACAGAAGCATTGGTAGGCGGGCCTGATACAGTTGCCTATACTACAGGAACTTCAATTTCTGACGCGGCTGCTAACGGTCAAACAACAATCCTGAATTATCAAACTGTAGGTAATACTCAGTACTTTACAGCCGCAGGATTTAGCGATCGCACTGTGGGACTTCAGGGACTACCACCAGATATTCAATTTGGTTCTAGCAACAGCGATAATATCACTGCTAAACCAGGACAAATATTATTCACAGGTGATGGCGCAGATACGGTAGATTCCACTAAAAACAACATCATCATTGCTGGAAATGGTGATGATACTGTGTTTGCGGGTAGTAATTCTTATATATCTACTGGAAATGGTGACGATCAAGTTTATGTCGGTGTGACTGGCCCTGCTAGCAATACCAACGCTGATGGTGGTGCTGGTAACGACGAACTCACAGTAGTCGAAGCCAATGGTAGCAATAACCTATTTGGTTCTGCTGGTGCTGATACCCTCAAAGTTGTCGAAGGTTCTGGTCAATTGCTGTTTGGTGGTTCCGGTAACGACACCATTACCAGTAACGGTAAAAATAACCGCCTCTATGGTGGTTCCGGCGATGACAAACTCTTTTCCAATACCAATGACATCATAGTTGGTGGCGATGGTGATGATGTGTTATTTGCTGGTGCTGGTGGTGGTAACCGCCTGACTGGTGGCGCTGATGCAGATCAATTCTGGATTGCTAATGGTAGTCTACCTACTAGCAAGAACATTGTTACTGACTTTACCCCAGGAGTTGATGTGATTGGGTTGGGTGGTATTACACAAGCTAGTAAGTTCAGTGACTTGACGTTGTTACAACAAGGTAGTGATACTTTGGTGAAAGTCGGTAGTTCAGAATTAGTTTATTTAATAGGAACTACAGCAAATACTCTTACAGCAAATAACTTTGTGTTTGCTGCTAGTGTGGTTTAA
- a CDS encoding carbon dioxide-concentrating mechanism protein CcmK, producing the protein MPMAVGVIETLGFPSVLAAADAMVKSAAVTLVYYGQAESARLLVAVRGQVAEVRTAVEAGIAAGEQVKAGTVITHYIVPNPPENVETILPIHFTEESEPFRIF; encoded by the coding sequence ATGCCGATGGCGGTTGGCGTAATTGAAACTTTAGGTTTTCCTTCAGTCTTGGCAGCGGCAGATGCAATGGTTAAATCTGCGGCAGTCACACTAGTGTATTATGGGCAAGCGGAAAGCGCTCGCCTGTTGGTTGCAGTTCGGGGACAAGTTGCTGAAGTTAGAACAGCAGTGGAAGCAGGAATTGCTGCTGGAGAACAAGTAAAGGCTGGTACAGTTATCACCCATTACATCGTTCCCAATCCTCCAGAAAATGTGGAAACCATCCTTCCGATCCACTTTACTGAAGAATCTGAACCTTTCCGTATCTTCTAA
- a CDS encoding DUF4114 domain-containing protein has protein sequence MIINGTANPDELFGNINDQVFGLEGNDTLDAEAGQGSNTLDGGPGNDKLYGNTKDTLKGGAGKDSLYAVGIGGSNSLDGGDDNDELFIVEGNNNTLEGALGDDQLWIIEGSLNFLRGGDGNDSLYAGKKGGKFTGGAGNDIFDLTSQGVPDVPVEVLDFTKGEDKIQITTIPEVKSFQDLKIEQILVNGQPGPDTVIRATINGALKDLGILRNVQANTLTADDFDLSVAIFSITNASAGEGNAIAFTVTRFAGAQLEQSVTVSTSKKTGDTASDTDFKAKTETLTFKTGETQKTFTVETIQDSLVEKDETFTVTLSNPTNQAIVSSTQGTAQGTIIDDDKKSLECTTDGDVFTIRGESDKARLKVNLTGYNSKSVNELGVFVVDDTQGRINGIAPGAAGYAEAALARAKVIFSAIANRPNGFNINSIKSLLEFSSGENIRFYLVKNGTIDGVKNGKNSIADILFSGSTTQKITDLGSNSFSLAWQDGSGSSTTSFQDLIVQIQTTNESLSLGTSQQSQSQGECIDLRSVTQQVKASFELHREAKFNNYIGFFKAVDEKGGIDTNGDGKADLLPGQTGYTQAAIGGRVGGIDLTVDNQGTATFNGSFQGGSVFVPFIIVDGKIDAFLDNNANNDPAIYFPFLGANSDKVDHIRLLGNNTFGFEDLANGGDMDYNDVIVKVDLTIA, from the coding sequence ATGATTATTAACGGTACTGCTAATCCAGATGAGTTATTTGGCAATATTAATGACCAAGTATTTGGCCTTGAAGGAAATGACACATTAGATGCTGAGGCTGGGCAAGGGAGTAATACCCTTGATGGTGGGCCTGGTAACGATAAACTTTATGGAAACACTAAAGACACTCTCAAAGGTGGTGCTGGCAAAGACAGCTTATATGCTGTTGGGATTGGAGGCTCAAATAGCCTGGATGGGGGAGATGACAACGATGAGCTGTTTATCGTGGAGGGCAATAATAATACACTGGAGGGTGCCCTTGGAGACGATCAACTGTGGATCATTGAGGGTAGTCTTAACTTTCTCCGAGGAGGCGATGGTAATGATTCCCTCTATGCTGGTAAAAAGGGTGGCAAATTTACAGGCGGTGCGGGCAATGATATCTTTGACCTGACTAGTCAAGGTGTTCCCGATGTTCCTGTAGAAGTCTTGGACTTTACCAAGGGTGAAGATAAAATCCAGATTACCACCATCCCCGAAGTTAAGAGTTTTCAAGACTTAAAAATAGAGCAGATTTTAGTAAATGGGCAACCAGGCCCAGATACGGTAATTAGAGCCACAATCAATGGTGCATTAAAAGATTTAGGCATTTTAAGAAATGTCCAAGCCAACACTCTCACCGCCGATGACTTTGATTTATCCGTAGCGATTTTCTCGATTACTAATGCTTCAGCTGGAGAAGGAAATGCGATCGCTTTCACTGTAACTCGCTTTGCAGGTGCACAACTTGAGCAAAGCGTGACTGTATCTACATCGAAAAAAACAGGGGATACAGCCAGTGACACAGACTTTAAAGCGAAAACTGAAACCCTCACCTTTAAAACAGGAGAAACCCAAAAAACCTTTACAGTTGAGACAATACAGGACTCATTGGTAGAAAAAGATGAGACTTTCACCGTAACTTTAAGCAATCCCACCAATCAAGCCATCGTCAGTTCTACTCAAGGTACAGCCCAAGGAACCATTATCGATGACGATAAAAAATCTTTAGAGTGTACTACTGATGGTGATGTCTTCACCATCAGAGGCGAGAGTGATAAAGCCAGATTGAAAGTCAATCTCACAGGCTACAATTCTAAATCTGTCAACGAACTGGGAGTATTTGTTGTTGACGATACTCAAGGGAGAATTAACGGAATTGCGCCAGGTGCCGCAGGTTATGCTGAAGCCGCTTTAGCTCGTGCAAAAGTAATTTTCTCTGCGATCGCCAATCGTCCCAATGGCTTTAATATCAATAGCATCAAGAGCTTACTAGAATTTAGTTCTGGAGAGAATATCAGATTCTATTTAGTAAAAAATGGCACCATTGATGGTGTAAAGAATGGTAAAAATTCGATTGCAGATATACTATTTTCTGGTAGTACAACCCAAAAAATTACAGACTTAGGCTCTAATAGTTTTTCTCTGGCTTGGCAAGATGGTTCTGGTAGTAGCACTACTAGTTTCCAAGATTTGATTGTCCAGATTCAAACCACAAATGAATCCCTATCTTTAGGTACAAGTCAGCAAAGCCAGTCTCAAGGTGAATGTATTGATTTACGCAGTGTCACCCAACAAGTAAAAGCCAGCTTTGAACTGCATCGAGAAGCTAAATTCAATAACTATATTGGTTTCTTTAAAGCAGTTGATGAGAAAGGTGGTATTGACACCAATGGCGACGGTAAAGCAGATTTACTACCCGGACAAACTGGTTATACTCAAGCTGCTATTGGTGGTAGAGTTGGAGGCATTGACTTAACAGTTGATAACCAAGGTACAGCAACTTTTAACGGCAGTTTTCAAGGTGGTTCTGTCTTTGTACCATTTATTATTGTAGATGGCAAAATTGACGCATTTTTAGATAATAATGCCAATAACGATCCAGCTATTTACTTCCCGTTCTTGGGTGCTAACTCTGATAAAGTTGACCATATTCGCCTATTAGGAAATAACACCTTTGGCTTTGAAGATTTAGCCAACGGCGGCGATATGGATTATAACGATGTCATCGTCAAAGTTGATTTGACTATTGCGTAG
- a CDS encoding biotin carboxylase: protein MKNNSRITYWFHLLALGQLNYSLLKELIARLVTVWLKPIKVIFISCLLGALLLVLTPPALALTQIKLFDISYQDCPPELAEGAVISSGSAAANCFIVTGKAENGTYKTVYDADIFGRIYDANNDPVLQNRTRLGSIAEIPPGVSDFELRISVPANQPTPLKLKQFKAAGFSGQVRK, encoded by the coding sequence ATGAAAAATAACAGCCGCATCACTTATTGGTTTCATTTGCTAGCTTTAGGTCAGCTAAACTACTCTTTGCTCAAGGAATTAATTGCACGCTTAGTAACTGTGTGGTTAAAACCAATTAAGGTAATATTTATTTCTTGCCTCTTGGGAGCTTTATTATTGGTGTTGACTCCCCCAGCTTTAGCGCTGACACAAATTAAATTATTCGATATTTCTTATCAGGATTGTCCGCCAGAATTAGCAGAAGGTGCTGTTATTAGTAGCGGTTCTGCGGCTGCTAACTGTTTTATTGTTACAGGCAAAGCCGAGAATGGTACTTATAAAACCGTCTACGATGCAGATATTTTTGGACGCATCTATGATGCTAACAACGACCCAGTGCTACAAAACCGCACGCGTTTGGGATCTATTGCCGAAATTCCCCCAGGTGTGAGCGATTTTGAATTAAGAATCTCTGTACCTGCAAATCAACCCACTCCATTAAAGCTGAAGCAGTTTAAGGCTGCTGGGTTTAGCGGTCAGGTGCGGAAATAA
- a CDS encoding GGDEF domain-containing response regulator, whose translation MNYERLEPDKKDILLIDDMADNLRVLSSLLTREGYNVRKALNWQMALTACQTVLPDLILLDIMMPEVDGYEVCQRLKAWDMTTNIPVIFISALDDVFDKIKAFQVGGVDYITKPFELQEVLVRVQNQLALRSAQLEIIKLNIELEERVKQRTWELENALHKLQDEVTSRQQLQSKLLDLALHDSLTGLANRVLFIRRVEKALNRAKQNSDYQFALLYLDCDRFKVVNDSLGHLVGDELLLAIAHRLKISLRENDTLARLGGDEFGILLEDPTNMNMVLEVAENILQQLSLPFKLTRYEVFMNASIGIAWGNKEYDIPEYLLRDADTAMYRAKALGRARYHVFDPIMYQEAIQLLELENDLRRAVARQEFIVYYQPIVSLYTGKIAGFEALVRWKHPQRGLIPPSDFIPVAEETGLISDINTWVLQSACQQLHLWENHPEITQPITMSVNLSARMFSQPNLIAQIDEILYETKVNPENLELEITESVIMENIHAVKTILQQLQERRIKLVMDDFGTGYSSLSYLHSFPLSALKIDKSFVKRMQENQEDMGLVPAMIGIADSMGMRTIAEGVETREQLDQLRSLNCEFAQGFLFSQPIEQQSVIHLLTKAPQW comes from the coding sequence ATGAACTACGAGCGGTTAGAACCTGACAAAAAAGATATCCTGCTCATTGATGATATGGCAGATAATCTCCGAGTTTTATCCTCGCTCCTGACTAGAGAAGGATATAACGTCCGTAAAGCTTTGAACTGGCAAATGGCTTTGACTGCTTGCCAAACAGTCTTGCCAGACTTGATATTACTAGATATTATGATGCCAGAAGTTGATGGCTACGAAGTCTGTCAACGTTTGAAAGCCTGGGATATGACTACAAATATTCCGGTAATTTTTATTAGTGCCTTAGATGATGTTTTCGATAAAATCAAAGCCTTTCAGGTAGGAGGTGTAGATTACATCACTAAACCTTTTGAATTGCAAGAAGTATTAGTTCGCGTACAAAATCAACTGGCACTCAGATCTGCACAACTAGAAATAATCAAGCTCAACATTGAACTTGAAGAAAGAGTCAAACAACGTACTTGGGAGCTAGAGAACGCATTACACAAGCTCCAAGACGAAGTTACTTCGCGCCAACAATTACAAAGTAAACTGCTAGATTTAGCATTGCACGATTCTCTAACTGGTTTAGCCAACCGAGTTTTATTTATTAGGCGCGTAGAGAAAGCCTTAAACAGAGCCAAACAAAATTCTGATTATCAATTCGCTCTACTTTATTTAGACTGCGATCGCTTTAAAGTTGTCAATGATTCTTTAGGTCATTTAGTAGGAGATGAATTACTATTAGCCATTGCTCACCGCCTCAAAATATCGTTAAGAGAAAATGATACTCTGGCCAGATTGGGTGGTGATGAATTTGGTATTTTGCTAGAAGACCCCACAAATATGAATATGGTATTGGAAGTTGCGGAAAATATTCTGCAGCAGCTATCACTGCCATTTAAACTGACTAGATATGAAGTATTTATGAATGCCAGTATTGGCATTGCTTGGGGTAATAAAGAATACGATATTCCCGAATATTTACTCCGCGATGCTGACACAGCCATGTATCGGGCCAAGGCTTTAGGGAGAGCCAGGTATCACGTTTTTGACCCGATCATGTATCAAGAAGCTATCCAACTTTTAGAGCTAGAAAATGATTTACGCAGAGCTGTAGCTAGACAAGAATTTATTGTTTACTATCAACCCATAGTTTCCCTCTATACAGGTAAAATCGCTGGTTTTGAAGCCCTAGTCCGGTGGAAACATCCCCAGCGGGGACTAATTCCACCTTCCGATTTTATTCCGGTAGCAGAAGAAACAGGTTTGATTAGTGATATCAACACCTGGGTATTGCAATCAGCTTGCCAACAATTACATTTGTGGGAAAATCACCCAGAAATTACCCAACCCATTACGATGAGTGTCAATTTAAGTGCGCGGATGTTTTCACAACCCAACTTAATTGCTCAAATTGATGAAATTCTTTATGAAACCAAAGTCAATCCCGAGAACTTAGAACTAGAAATTACAGAAAGCGTAATTATGGAGAATATTCATGCTGTGAAAACAATTCTCCAGCAATTACAAGAGCGTCGCATTAAATTAGTGATGGATGATTTTGGTACAGGTTATTCTTCTTTAAGTTACCTGCATAGCTTTCCACTGAGTGCGCTAAAAATTGACAAGTCATTTGTCAAACGGATGCAGGAAAATCAAGAAGACATGGGTTTAGTGCCGGCTATGATTGGGATTGCAGACTCAATGGGCATGAGAACGATCGCAGAAGGTGTGGAAACTAGAGAACAGTTAGACCAATTGAGAAGCTTAAACTGTGAATTTGCTCAAGGATTTCTGTTTTCTCAACCAATAGAACAGCAATCAGTCATCCATTTACTCACCAAAGCACCTCAATGGTAA
- a CDS encoding alpha/beta fold hydrolase, giving the protein MLSSFNSILLLATTCYGAIACLMENRQPPPGKLIDVGGYSLHLYTAGESGPTVIVEHSLGGLEGYLLLPEIAKHTRVCIYDRAGYGWSDHSPYPRTSAQIVAELDYLLTQANIQPPYILVGNSFGSYNVRLYAQYFPEKVMGMVLTDGLHETAMLKMPIPLQLLKLFFLSGFVMSFIGSILGIVRLLKVMGVFELIKRELIKFPKLILKPVKRSFCRPKHWITMSREILNLDISSRQVELANYFDALPIVSIKAKTFFHPSLWAIFLPIKAANKLREQMHSEILNLSTNCVQIQAEKSGHFVWIDQPEIIVNAILKILNTGDRN; this is encoded by the coding sequence ATGTTATCCTCTTTCAACAGTATTTTGCTGTTGGCTACAACTTGCTATGGTGCGATCGCTTGCTTAATGGAAAATCGTCAACCTCCACCAGGTAAACTGATTGATGTGGGTGGTTATAGCTTGCACCTTTACACTGCGGGCGAGTCTGGCCCCACAGTGATCGTAGAACACAGTTTAGGCGGTTTAGAAGGTTATTTACTGCTACCAGAGATAGCCAAACATACAAGGGTTTGCATCTACGATCGCGCTGGATACGGTTGGAGCGATCATAGTCCATATCCGCGCACTAGTGCCCAAATAGTTGCAGAACTGGATTATCTGCTGACTCAAGCAAATATTCAGCCACCCTATATTTTGGTGGGAAATTCTTTCGGTAGCTACAACGTGCGGCTGTATGCACAATACTTTCCCGAAAAAGTTATGGGAATGGTGCTTACCGATGGACTTCACGAAACCGCGATGCTGAAAATGCCCATCCCTTTACAGTTGTTGAAACTGTTTTTTTTATCAGGATTTGTGATGTCCTTTATTGGTTCCATTCTGGGTATTGTGCGATTACTCAAAGTCATGGGGGTATTTGAGTTAATCAAACGCGAGTTAATTAAATTTCCTAAATTGATTTTAAAACCAGTCAAGCGTTCTTTCTGCCGTCCCAAGCACTGGATAACGATGAGTCGAGAAATATTAAATTTAGATATTAGTAGCCGCCAGGTTGAACTAGCTAATTACTTTGATGCTTTACCCATAGTTAGTATTAAAGCCAAGACTTTTTTCCATCCTTCTCTTTGGGCTATATTTCTACCTATCAAGGCTGCTAATAAATTAAGAGAGCAGATGCATAGCGAAATCCTCAATTTATCTACAAATTGCGTACAAATTCAGGCTGAGAAAAGCGGACATTTTGTTTGGATAGACCAACCTGAAATCATTGTGAATGCGATTTTGAAGATTTTGAATACTGGCGATCGCAATTAG
- a CDS encoding carbon dioxide-concentrating mechanism protein CcmK, whose translation MSLQAVGALETKGFPAVLAAADAMVKAGRVTLVGYIRVGSARFTVNIRGDVSEVKTAMAAGVEAAENVYGGTLESWVIIPRPHENVETVLPIGYTEAVQQYRESVENPIIRGNGR comes from the coding sequence ATGTCACTACAGGCAGTTGGAGCATTAGAAACTAAGGGTTTTCCTGCTGTTTTAGCCGCAGCCGATGCGATGGTAAAAGCCGGTCGAGTTACCCTTGTTGGTTATATCAGAGTAGGTAGCGCTCGTTTTACAGTCAATATTCGTGGCGATGTTTCTGAAGTTAAAACCGCGATGGCGGCTGGTGTGGAAGCAGCGGAAAATGTTTATGGTGGAACTTTGGAATCTTGGGTGATTATTCCTCGTCCCCATGAAAACGTTGAAACTGTTTTACCTATTGGTTATACAGAAGCAGTACAACAATATCGGGAATCTGTAGAAAACCCCATCATCAGAGGTAACGGGCGGTAA
- a CDS encoding cupin domain-containing protein, producing the protein MTLPIKEIILAPGEGNHLIIGDSQVTFKVIGTDTNGHLGLFENLIQPGGTAPILHIHRQMEEMFYVLEGEVEIIVGEQTIQGLPGAFVLVPPGTPHTFSNPGSRPAKLLIMFCPAGEREKYFEGLAKLLKEGQPTDKDALLQLMRQFDQEPVES; encoded by the coding sequence ATGACTTTACCAATTAAAGAAATTATATTAGCGCCAGGAGAAGGTAATCACTTAATCATTGGTGACAGCCAAGTGACCTTCAAAGTTATTGGGACTGATACTAACGGTCACTTGGGATTGTTTGAAAACTTGATACAACCTGGGGGAACCGCACCCATATTGCATATTCATCGCCAGATGGAAGAAATGTTTTATGTTTTAGAAGGAGAAGTAGAAATTATAGTTGGTGAGCAAACAATACAGGGTCTACCAGGAGCTTTTGTATTAGTTCCTCCAGGAACTCCTCATACATTTAGCAATCCAGGAAGCAGACCTGCGAAGTTATTAATTATGTTTTGTCCCGCAGGAGAACGCGAAAAGTATTTTGAGGGTTTAGCTAAACTGCTTAAGGAGGGACAACCAACGGATAAAGATGCTCTCCTACAATTGATGCGACAATTTGACCAAGAGCCAGTAGAGAGTTAA